Within the Mastacembelus armatus chromosome 10, fMasArm1.2, whole genome shotgun sequence genome, the region TCTCAACTCTTAACACTTCACAGCAGGAAAAAGATTTAACCCAAATGGTTGACCCCAAAGAGTCTGATGCACGAGATCTGGACACTGTCCAGAAATTTAATGAACTATGGTTATATATTAAACTGAGTAATGTCACACAGTTTCACTTGCTCAAAGTTTGAGAAATAATCCTTAAAATATAActtggaaaaaaataattgtgaaaagaaattacattatctctgaaattacaaaatataGTGGCCTAAATAGGAAAACTGCTTTATCTACAGTCTAGAAAAATATCTTTAGTCTCATTTGATTCATGTTCAATGGATTAACATAATGACAAATTACGATGCAAAACCAGGAGTcatgtctttaaaaataaagtcaatttACTCCATGACTTATGTAATTGAAGATTCATATTGTTTGTCCtaccaaggaaaaaaaaaagttgatctTCTTGAACTTAAGGCAAATCCTCACTACTGAAGCACAGAGAATTTGCAGCGAAAGAAAAGAAACTTCTCTTACCCAGAGCACTTGGCAGCATGCTGAGCAGCAGGAGCTTTCATCTTATTTGAAAGCTTAGTGTATTCAGTCAAGTGAAATGGGCAGTGAAATGCACTTCATCTCAGTACTAAAATCCAGTGTCAGATATGAGTTGATATATATTCCAGATGATTCATTTTTAAGATAGATGCCTGttagaaaaacagagacagtgtgCCTGATCCTCTCTGAAGGAATGCTGCcccacactgaaaaaaaatctaaaacttAGGGATGTCTTGATTTACAGCTGGGGGCTTTACTGAGCACCGAACAACCTAAAGGTCCATGTATGAATCcaacattcaaacattttgGTTGGACGTGTTAGTCAATTCATTCAGAGGTTTTAAGTTGGACTTCAAAGATCTTTTGGGAACTCTGAAACCATAAAGAGACCAAAGTTGTTTAAATAATGTTGGTTCACGAGAGGTTAGTGCTCTCATTGCAGGGGACTTTGGTTATtgcattattttgtttattaccACAATATGAACCCATAACATCATAATTACACCCAACTTTATAAGGACCAGACTCCAAGAACAACTACAAGTTTTGCTGGCATTACTGTAAACAAAACTTTCTTGTCAACTACATCAACCCTGAGATGAAAATCAGCCAGAAAATGGTGGAAACAATTTTGAGCGCTACACTGAAACACATAAACTTGAGAAGAAGGTGGAGGGGAGGACAATATAAACCAGGGGTGCCCAATGCATGTTCCTTGAGGACCACTGCCCTGGTtgtttccaactatccctgccttgTCCACTGCTTCCCCACTCCACCCCCAAGTTTATCTTCAAGCTCCTGATTGACTGAACATACCTGATGCAGGTAAACTGCAGTTcgtagggcagggatagttggaaaagaatCAGGACAGTGGCTCTTGAGGAACGTGAGTTGGGCAACCCTAATATAAAGGGACAGCCGTTCAAAATCAGACatactatttgtttttagaGAAAGTATAGTTTGATTTGtgtatgttatttatttatttattagaaaGTTCAACCTCTGTAAACCCTTAAAAGACACCTTTCCACCCACGGGACACATGGTCTTGGTGGAGCGACTTtaggtgtgttttattttatactgaACTGTCTGTGGAGTCTATTCTTCCAAATAATGTAGAAAGCTTATTTTTGTAGTGCCattataaaacactgacacagtaGTGGTTCAGACTTGTGGCTTTGGCTCTAAATAGTTTTTCTCTACTGCAGGTCTTATTTTCTACTAttatgccaaaaaaaaaacatggatgaGTCAagacaaaactgacatttctaCCATGTTTGTGCTGTCATAACCTTAGGTCTATATCGCTTACTCATTTTGAGTTTTTGAATGCAAAATTAATGCATTTCAAAAGAGACTAGGGTTATGGCGATACTGAAAAGAGTTGAAGTAAagtaactttttattattttggataGATTATATCCAAACTTTGCACTCCCTAAATCACTTCGTGCAAACCCCCATTAAATGCTTGTCCTTTCCTCTATCCGCTcgtttggttgttgtttttttgtttgagttTCTGCTGAGACTGTTCATGTTAATTGTTTTGAATATGCATTAGGTGAAAGTTGTCACTTTGAAGTTTAGCTGTGAAAGACTTGTTAAATAGCATGAAATTTAATTGAAGTGACCAcctgaaagaacaaaacaaaggatCCATTATAGATATATACAAATAAAGACTGGGGTTCTGATTGGATAAAAATCATGGTGCatgaaaaaacatctttcacCCTTTAATGTCCCTTTATAAAGGGCTTAATTTTAAAGAACGGAGtaaatattcagaaaaaaatggacTAAACGttgattttatatttgtcagttcaaattttaaaaacatcccAAATCTTCATGCTACAACGGTTCAAAAGATAACAAAAGCTATAAACATTCCTGGGAAAAAGACGATAAAGTCGACAAAGATTACGACTAAAGACTTATgtttcaaacaaaaaataaggATGATTAATGAAAAACCCGAGCACTAAAGGTTGTAAATCTCTAGCGTGTAATCTGGTGGATGATTAAAAGCCACCTTCACAGAGTTTTAAAGTTtccttacttttttttcttctatattTGAATCACAAAAGTTGCAATTCTTTGACAGGTGTTTGCTAAAACCAGTTCCTCCGCCAGCATTACACTGAGTAGTCAAAAAACCTCAGTGTTAGGAATGTATATGTATCTCAACTTCACCCATTAAATCAGTCACTCCTCACTAACTGAGCTCCCAGCCAAAATTAGATTATTATGAGAAGCTCTTTACCAAAATAGGAATTTATCTGACATAAACTACCTGTTAAAACAGATGTGATTATTTTATCTAGTCctacttttaaattttaacaaCCTTCAACATTTAAGTTTTTATGTTGCCTGAAGTTGTCTGACAGCGCTAGATGTTTTATAAGGAGCACACAGACCCAATAAGTACAGCTTTAATCCCATGTTCCAGTTATTTATGGCTAAGTTTATCTTcaatcaaatcattttttctgATGCAATTAAAGCACGTTGCCCCTTTCCTGAACTTCAGTCTAAAAGTGAATAAAGTTAAGGTGGTTTTGGCTCAAGTCACTCATAATTCTCCAATTACGCACCCTCCCACcgtgagggaaaaaaaaaaaaaaaaaaaaaaaaaaactttagaaaTACCATGAGGCGCTTCTCCCAAAACGCGCAATTCTCCACTACGTCCCGCAAAGTTGCGTAAAGTGATGCAAAACgttttatacattttctgtgGAGTCACGGCTCTCGTGTAATAATGCGTCATGTGCGCTTCATAGGCTCGTTGCGTAGATATGTTTGGTCAGTATATGACAGAGCTGTGCGTGGTGGAGAGGAGGCAGGAGATCACTGCTGCCCCCCTCACTTCTCCACTGAGCCCtcaggagagagaaagcaaggaGGACTGCATGGGGACCGCACGGCTGCACAGTGAACGCTTTTCTCTGATGAAACATCTCAGCGCTGATGTAGAAACGGAACTGCAAACACGCAGTTAAACCATGCAGACTTGGATCGTATGGCCAGTTTATTTATGTCGACCACAGCTCTTTCGTGAGTTACACTTCCAAGTGATCTGAAGCCTGCTATGGAGGATCTATTGAACCACAATGAGTCTGAGCACTGACAATGCCACAAACTTGTGGAAAAATGGTTCCTCGGAACTCGACTGGACACCGGGCTCGTCCTCACAGGTCAACTTCACTAACAGCTCCAGAGGAAACCACTCGCATCCCAGCGAGGTGGAACTCATCCGAGCCATCCCGCTCGGTTTGGTGCTGGGGGCTTTCATCCTATTCGCCATCGCAGGCAACATCCTCGTCATCCTCTCGGTGGTGTGCAACAGGCACCTGCGGACCCCGACGAACTATTTCATTATTAACTTGGCCATCGCCGACCTGCTGCTAggcaccactgtgctgccagtGTCCGCCACTCTGGAAATCCTAGACTACTGGGTGTTCGGCAGGATCCTCTGTGACATCTGGGCGGCTGTGGATGTGCTGTGCTGCACCGCATCCATCATGAGCCTGTGCGTAATATCCATTGACCGCTACATCGGAGTGAGTCACCCGCTGCAGTACCCGGGTATCGTGACCGAGAAGCGGGCTCTGCTGGCCATGCTCGGGGTGTGGGCGCTGTCGGTGGTCATCTCCATCGGACCTCTGCTCGGGTGGAAGCAACCGCCGTCGCCGGACGACACGGAGTGCCCCATCACCGAGGAGCCATTTTACGCGCTCTTCTCCTCTCTCGGCTCCTTCTACATCCCCCTTGTCGTTATTCTGGCCATGTATTGCCGCGTGTACATAGTCGCCAAACGGACCACTAAGAACTTGGAGGCAGGTGTGATGCGCGAAAGGATGAACTCCAGCGAGCTGACCCTCAGGATCCACAAGGGATCTCAGGTACAGGAGGAGCCCGGCAGTTCAGGCACCGGCAAAGGCCGCGCGCACCAAGCGAGAAGTTCCCTCACAGTGAAACTTCTGAAATTTTCCCGGGAGAAGAAAGCAGCTAAAACTCTGGGAGTCGTGGTCGGCATGTTTACGCTTTGCTGGTTGCCTTTCTTCCTTGCCTTACCCATAGGTAAGTAGCGTTATCAGCTGTTGCACGGTCATAAATGAAACTGaggtcagacagaaaaaaaaatccaatttatAAACTTCACAGTATCTATTTCATTAGTTAATGATACTTACAGAGATGATTTTACAGTCATGTCAATGTCTGTAGCAGTTAAAGTGAGGGAGTTAAAAATTGCTGCAGGCCTTGTAAATCACACCCATTGCTGGAGCTATAAATCTCCTGGGTAGCATTTATTGCGGGGAAATGTCATCAGACTTATGAGTGGGCTCTGATATACTGAAGTGGTTGTTTTTActgcaagaaataaaaaatgctcATATATAATTGCAACATTTGGTACGAAAACATTGTTAGTGTTTGCCTTATGCCCTGAGTCAAAGTTAATCTGTTGAGGATGTGATGAGCTGCAGCTTGGAAACACAAGGAGTGTGTTTGCTCCTCGTGAAGACTAGTGTCTGCtctctggtctggtctggtctggtctggtctgtcaTTCTAAAGCCCATGGGACCTGCTGGGCCTCCCTGATGCCACAGAGGGTGGCGACCATTCAGCACCCTGCTGAAATGGCTGCTTAAGAAACTGCAGAGGAAATTGAACAATATATCTGCGCAGTGTGAAATGTTCCTGCTGTGGGCTGTGTTGCAGTGAGGAGACTAAGAAAccattatgttttcatttagtgATGGAGTTTGGACAAAAGGGTTCACTGAGCCACAAGCACGCCTGATGTATTTTAGATGCTGGTTTGCCCAATTCTCTGATGGTCAGGATCCAAGGTGgtgcaaatacacaaacactgtgtacACATTACATGTGTATTTGCACCACCTTGcaactgtgtatatatacatttactGTGATCGGATGAGAATGTGTTTCCAAGCTGCAGCTCATCGCATCctcacagggacacacacacacacacacaaacacacactctaacACTTGGGTAGATTCACTACAAGCAGTGTCACATCATGGCACTGGCCTCAAGGCATTTCAGTGAGAAACAAAAAGGGTCTAACAATTgtagttttcagtcctgatttgcAGATCTGAGAAGTGAATGAGAGCAGCGTGTGGGAGGGATTTGAGGTTCAGGGGTCTCTTTTATGTAACACTAATCAGCAAACTGCCAAGAAACCCCCTAAGAATATCTTTTTCTATACAATCTCTGGTGTAGAATACTAATAACATTGTGGCAAAGCACCATACAGTGTtattttatgcaaatatttatcaagcccaaaagaaagaaaagcattcAAACAAGTCCAGAAGTTTTCAGATGGGGAAATTCGGCATAATGTTACTGCTATCCACTCACAGCAGGAGGCTAAAGCGGCTGTCTCTCCAACAAGTGAGCATCCTTTATTTCTTAAAAGGCAATTTGTAAGAGATGTTTAAGTTTGTGCCTCTGCTCCCTGCTGCGATTTATGCCCGAACCTAAATGCTAGAAATTTTATAGAGCAGTTCTCCCCGAGTATTCATTAGCCTCCACCCACAGAGTGGGATTTCCTTTCGCACACTTGTTATTACCCTGCTACTTCCCTCTGCATTCAGTCACTGACATGCACTGTAATGTATGTGGAGTCTCTGACCGGTGGATGgcgtgtgtgttttgctttgtggGCCTGTTGAGGGTAACGGCAGACTGTGTGCAGGTAGATTCATGTGTGTCGAGTGACTGTCCATGTGACTCTGGCTGCTTCTTCTCCAtcactgcagatttttttttttaaaaatcaattaattaaagCTGTAAATACGAGCAAGACTGTGACCTCTGAAGTCTCAACCTCTGACCATATGCAACTTACACACATGAGCTCTCTCCTTCATGATCAATCTCAACTTTTTGATTCAACATCTATAAATGCCTTGTTTTTGTACATAAATGGCAAGCACAGAGCTACAAGTCCCACAGTTTGAGTCATTCCGTTTTGAACTGTCGCCGTCTCCTTTTACGCCTTTAACTTGGAGCAAAGTAAGTTATACAGACAGGACTATAAACACTACAGCAAAATCAGTGTTACTCCAAGAAGGTCTGTCTGGACAAAAAGCAGCCCAAAATTTCACACACGCTCACCGTGAGCTGTCTAACTTCACTTGTTTGTCACTAAGGGTGACAGATCTGAACCTAAGTTATTTCATAACACATTCTTGTATCAAATTATGAAGTAAATACACAGTAACAACTTAATTACAGTAATAAACAAGATTGCTGCAGCAAGGGACCAAAAAAGGCTTTCTAAGAAACTAAACGAGCCAATTAAAGCAGCCACAGACCATGCATTTGAGAGCACAGTCTTATCTTTGATAACAATATCTTATCAAAACTGTAGCTGTCCTTCAACCAGGTCTCTAACAAGTCTGTTAAACAGTAGGGTGGGCAATATACCAATTTATAGACTACAGAAATTTGTCAGtcactgaatattttaacaTGCTTGACAATCCTGCAAACATTTTTAGGTGTTTCTAAGTGCACAATATTGGATTTTACTGGATTTCTACCTGCTTTTAAGTACCACAGTCACAAGCAGACGAACAGCATACAAGTGGaagaaatatacaaatatattatCTACAGTGCTGTAACTAATGCACAGGACCTGTAAATCTTAATTGTTTAATCAGGAAAACAATACCCAATAAATTTCTACAGTATTGGGTATGTATGTCCAAGGCtaaaaaataatcagtttaCTATCTTGTAAGACAAGGAAATGCAGCTCATTTTCACATCTCAGTAGCTGGAAGCTGCCAGTTTTTGACATTGCTAGAAAAATTACTTCCTGGCAATTATTTCCCCATCCATCAACTAACCAGTTAACTGACTAATAAGTTGAGCATACAgataaacaaagacaaatgtacCCATGTTAATATAAGCATatgaaaaacatggaaaatattgTAACTTCAGTATAAGTTAAAGGAAGACATGAGAAACGCTGAAGATTTATTCAACAGACTGGTCTACATTTAGATGTTTCATTGAGCCATTGTCTCTTACTCTCCTCTTCCAGCTTAGCTGACTAAAAATCATTAGTCCCCTGGGGGGGGGATACATGTGTCATTTCATTGCACACATTTCCTGCTTTTTAACACCCAGGGCAGGCACTAATGTCCTGTGAATGGCTCACATTTAGCAAGTAGTGCAAGTAATGTACCCAAATGTGAGAGAAACCAACACTTAAAGGTGTTGTTTCTGTGTACGTGCGTTTTCCGAAGACATACTGCGTCTGTGCACGGGTGTGTACGCAGACACTTGTTTTTCGTTACATTGAGCCGGCCAGGCCTGTGCTCCAGGGCTAATTGAAATAGTTTTTGAACGGGAAAAATAATGAGAGTGCTCAGTGTCTCAGCgacagagaagaaaggagg harbors:
- the LOC113144397 gene encoding alpha-1A adrenergic receptor codes for the protein MSLSTDNATNLWKNGSSELDWTPGSSSQVNFTNSSRGNHSHPSEVELIRAIPLGLVLGAFILFAIAGNILVILSVVCNRHLRTPTNYFIINLAIADLLLGTTVLPVSATLEILDYWVFGRILCDIWAAVDVLCCTASIMSLCVISIDRYIGVSHPLQYPGIVTEKRALLAMLGVWALSVVISIGPLLGWKQPPSPDDTECPITEEPFYALFSSLGSFYIPLVVILAMYCRVYIVAKRTTKNLEAGVMRERMNSSELTLRIHKGSQVQEEPGSSGTGKGRAHQARSSLTVKLLKFSREKKAAKTLGVVVGMFTLCWLPFFLALPIGSFNVNLRPPDLLFKVIFWLGYFNSCLNPIIYPCYNREFKLAFIRIIRCQCHQRKRPGWRAYNYRSSNFSSSENSRKGSTDHNSSCLNGSQRTLPSSASPSPSYLSKGLPPCPEGETLYIWGATTPTPSTPNLLPGSATDCQRGALRGDVRGRKAAEENTGGVFSFSFGKNRDKGGVNRDSIVPEDKV